The proteins below are encoded in one region of Oreochromis niloticus isolate F11D_XX linkage group LG6, O_niloticus_UMD_NMBU, whole genome shotgun sequence:
- the dnm2b gene encoding dynamin-2 isoform X2, whose protein sequence is MGNRGMEDLIPLINKLQDAFSSIGQTCNLDLPQIAVVGGQSAGKSSVLENFVGRDFLPRGSGIVTRRPLILQLVNSKAEYAEFLHCKGRKFVDFDEVRQEIEAETDRLTGSNKGISPIPINLRVYSPNVLNLTLIDLPGMTKVPVGDQPQDIEHQIRDMLLQFITKESCLILAVTPANTDLANSDALKIAKEVDPQGLRTIGVITKLDLMDEGTDARDILENKLLPLRRGYIGVVNRSQKDIDGKKDIRVALAAERKFFLSHPAYRHIAERMGTPHLQKTLNQQLTNHIRDTLPGLRSKLQSQLLSLEKEVEEYKNFRPDDPARKTKALLQMVQQFGVDFEKCIEGSGDQVDTSNLSGGAKINRIFHERFPFELVKMEFDEKELRKEISYAIKNIHGVRTGLFTPDLAFEAIVKKQIIKLKDPCLKCVDLVVVELVTLIRKCTEKLTSYPRLREETERIVTTYIRERDSKTKDQVLLLIDIELSYINTNHEDFIGFANAQQRTAANATKKRAMPNQVIRRGWLTINISIMKGGSKEYWFVLTAESLSWYKDDEEKEKKYMLPLDNLKLRDVEKGFMSSKHVFAIFNTEQRNVYKDLRQIELACDTQEDVDSWKASFLRAGVYPEKDQTENEDAMNPSDTVSMDPQLERQVETIRNLVDSYISIVNKSIRDLMPKTIMHLMINSAKDFIHSELLAYLYSAGDQGSLMEESAEQAQRRDEMLRMYHALKEALVIIGDISTTTISTPVPPPVDDTWIAKEPSPPASRPGTASGAPPSRPPGVRGATPGPPSALNPTPAFGPPVPSRPPGDPNSVPLVPSRPARVPPALPPGVPSRRPPAAPNRPTIIRPSEPSLLD, encoded by the exons ATGGGAAACCGGGGAATGGAAGACTTAATTCCCCTCATCAACAAGCTCCAAGACGCCTTCAGCTCTATCGGCCAGACCTGCAACTTGGACCTGCCTCAGATAGCGGTCGTCGGCGGTCAGAGTGCAGGAAAGAGCTCCGTGTTGGAGAATTTCGTTGGGAG GGACTTTTTGCCCAGAGGATCTGGCATCGTCACCCGTCGtcctctcatcctccagctGGTTAACAGTAAAGCAG AGTATGCCGAGTTCTTGCACTGTAAAGGAAGGAAGTTTGTAGACTTTGATGAGGTCCGCCAGGAGATCGAAGCGGAAACAGACCGTCTCACTGGATCCAACAAAGGCATCTCCCCTATCCCCATCAACCTCCGTGTCTACTCCCCTAATG TGCTGAACCTGACCCTGATTGACCTACCGGGGATGACTAAAGTGCCTGTCGGTGACCAACCCCAGGACATTGAGCATCAGATCAGAGACATGTTGCTACAGTTCATCACTAAGGAGAGTTGTCTGATCCTGGCTGTTACCCCTGCAAACACAGATCTGGCCAACTCAGATGCCCTCAAGATTGCAAAGGAGGTGGACCCTCAGG GGCTACGGACCATTGGTGTGATCACAAAGTTGGACTTGATGGACGAGGGGACCGATGCACGAGACATCCTGGAAAACAAACTTCTGCCGCTCCGCAGAG GTTATATTGGTGTGGTGAACCGCAGTCAAAAGGACATTGATGGGAAGAAAGACATCCGTGTTGCTTTAGCCGCTGAAAGGAAGTTCTTCCTGTCTCATCCTGCATACAGGCACATTGCAGAACGCATGGGTACACCACACCTCCAGAAGACCCTCAATCAG CAACTCACCAACCACATCCGCGACACGTTGCCAGGGTTACGCAGTAAACTCCAAAGCCAGCTGCTATCACTGGAGAAGGAGGTGGAGGAATACAAAAACTTCCGTCCTGACGACCCGGCACGCAAGACAAAGGCGTTACTTCA gatggTGCAGCAGTTTGGTGTGGACTTTGAGAAGTGTATAGAAGGGTCTGGAGATCAAGTGGATACTTCCAACTTGTCTGGTGGAGCGAAGATTAACCGTATCTTTCATGAGCGGTTTCCCTTTGAACTAGTGAAG ATGGAGTTTGATGAGAAGGAGCTGAGGAAAGAGATCAGCTATGCCATCAAGAACATCCATGGAGTCAG GACAGGCCTGTTCACCCCAGACTTGGCGTTTGAAGCTATAGTGAAAAAGCAGATCATTAAGCTGAAAGATCCCTGTCTGAAATGTGTTGACCTGGTCGTCGTCGAGCTTGTCACCCTGATCAGGAAGTGCACTGAAAAG CTTACCTCGTACCCCCGATTGAGAGAGGAGACCGAGCGGATTGTCACCACTTatatcagagagagagacagcaagACCAAAGACCAG GTGCTGCTGTTGATTGACATTGAGCTGTCCTACATAAACACTAACCATGAGGACTTTATTGGATTTGCCAA CGCCCAGCAAAGGACTGCTGCTAATGCCACCAAGAAGCGAGCCATGCCCAATCAG GTCATCCGCAGAGGTTGGCTCACCATCAACATCAGCATTATGAAAGGGGGATCCAAGGAATACTGGTTTGTCCTGACCGCCGAGTCTCTGTCCTGGTACAAAGACGATGAG gaaaaggaaaagaagtaTATGCTGCCTCTTGACAACCTGAAGCTGAGAGATGTGGAAAAGGGCTTCATGTCCAGCAAACACGTCTTTGCCATCTTCAATACTGAACAGAG GAATGTGTACAAAGACCTGCGTCAGATTGAACTGGCATGTGATACTCAGGAGGATGTTGACAGCTGGAAGGCTTCCTTCCTGAGAGCTGGTGTTTACCCAGAAAAGGACCAG ACTGAGAATGAAGATGCGATGAATCCTAGTGACACCGTGTCCATGGACCCGCAGCTGGAACGACAGGTGGAGACTATCCGCAACCTTGTGGACTCATACATCAGCATTGTCAACAAGTCCATCAGAGATCTCATGCCCAAGACCATCATGCATCTCATGATCAACAGC GCCAAGGACTTCATCCACTCAGAGCTGCTTGCCTACCTGTACTCTGCAGGGGACCAGGGCAGCTTGATGGAGGAGTCAGCGGAGCAGGCTCAGAGAAGAGATGAGATGCTGAGGATGTACCATGCTCTGAAAGAGGCTCTGGTCATCATCGGAGACATCAGCACCACCACAATTTCTACTCCAGTCCCGCCACCTGTCGACGATACCTGGATTGCCAAAGAGCCAAG TCCTCCAGCATCCCGTCCTGGCACCGCATCAGGGGCCCCTCCCAGCCGACCCCCAGGAGTGAGGGGGGCCACTCCAGGTCCTCCATCTGCTCTCAACCCAACACCAGCATTTGGACCTCCCGTGCCTTCCCGGCCTCCAGGTGATCCCAACTCTGTTCCTCTAGTCCCGTCAAGGCCGGCCCGTGTGCCTCCAGCGCTGCCACCGGGCGTTCCTAg cagaagaccaccGGCTGCTCCCAACCGACCTACTATCATACGTCCTTCAGAGCCCTCGCTTCTTGattag
- the dnm2b gene encoding dynamin-2 isoform X5, which produces MGNRGMEDLIPLINKLQDAFSSIGQTCNLDLPQIAVVGGQSAGKSSVLENFVGRDFLPRGSGIVTRRPLILQLVNSKAEYAEFLHCKGRKFVDFDEVRQEIEAETDRLTGSNKGISPIPINLRVYSPNVLNLTLIDLPGMTKVPVGDQPQDIEHQIRDMLLQFITKESCLILAVTPANTDLANSDALKIAKEVDPQGLRTIGVITKLDLMDEGTDARDILENKLLPLRRGYIGVVNRSQKDIDGKKDIRVALAAERKFFLSHPAYRHIAERMGTPHLQKTLNQQLTNHIRDTLPGLRSKLQSQLLSLEKEVEEYKNFRPDDPARKTKALLQMVQQFGVDFEKCIEGSGDQVDTSNLSGGAKINRIFHERFPFELVKMEFDEKELRKEISYAIKNIHGVRTGLFTPDLAFEAIVKKQIIKLKEPCLKCIDLVIQELINTVRQCTNKLTSYPRLREETERIVTTYIRERDSKTKDQVLLLIDIELSYINTNHEDFIGFANAQQRTAANATKKRAMPNQVIRRGWLTINISIMKGGSKEYWFVLTAESLSWYKDDEEKEKKYMLPLDNLKLRDVEKGFMSSKHVFAIFNTEQRNVYKDLRQIELACDTQEDVDSWKASFLRAGVYPEKDQTENEDAMNPSDTVSMDPQLERQVETIRNLVDSYISIVNKSIRDLMPKTIMHLMINSAKDFIHSELLAYLYSAGDQGSLMEESAEQAQRRDEMLRMYHALKEALVIIGDISTTTISTPVPPPVDDTWIAKEPSPPASRPGTASGAPPSRPPGVRGATPGPPSALNPTPAFGPPVPSRPPGDPNSVPLVPSRPARVPPALPPGVPRRPPQVPARPNHW; this is translated from the exons ATGGGAAACCGGGGAATGGAAGACTTAATTCCCCTCATCAACAAGCTCCAAGACGCCTTCAGCTCTATCGGCCAGACCTGCAACTTGGACCTGCCTCAGATAGCGGTCGTCGGCGGTCAGAGTGCAGGAAAGAGCTCCGTGTTGGAGAATTTCGTTGGGAG GGACTTTTTGCCCAGAGGATCTGGCATCGTCACCCGTCGtcctctcatcctccagctGGTTAACAGTAAAGCAG AGTATGCCGAGTTCTTGCACTGTAAAGGAAGGAAGTTTGTAGACTTTGATGAGGTCCGCCAGGAGATCGAAGCGGAAACAGACCGTCTCACTGGATCCAACAAAGGCATCTCCCCTATCCCCATCAACCTCCGTGTCTACTCCCCTAATG TGCTGAACCTGACCCTGATTGACCTACCGGGGATGACTAAAGTGCCTGTCGGTGACCAACCCCAGGACATTGAGCATCAGATCAGAGACATGTTGCTACAGTTCATCACTAAGGAGAGTTGTCTGATCCTGGCTGTTACCCCTGCAAACACAGATCTGGCCAACTCAGATGCCCTCAAGATTGCAAAGGAGGTGGACCCTCAGG GGCTACGGACCATTGGTGTGATCACAAAGTTGGACTTGATGGACGAGGGGACCGATGCACGAGACATCCTGGAAAACAAACTTCTGCCGCTCCGCAGAG GTTATATTGGTGTGGTGAACCGCAGTCAAAAGGACATTGATGGGAAGAAAGACATCCGTGTTGCTTTAGCCGCTGAAAGGAAGTTCTTCCTGTCTCATCCTGCATACAGGCACATTGCAGAACGCATGGGTACACCACACCTCCAGAAGACCCTCAATCAG CAACTCACCAACCACATCCGCGACACGTTGCCAGGGTTACGCAGTAAACTCCAAAGCCAGCTGCTATCACTGGAGAAGGAGGTGGAGGAATACAAAAACTTCCGTCCTGACGACCCGGCACGCAAGACAAAGGCGTTACTTCA gatggTGCAGCAGTTTGGTGTGGACTTTGAGAAGTGTATAGAAGGGTCTGGAGATCAAGTGGATACTTCCAACTTGTCTGGTGGAGCGAAGATTAACCGTATCTTTCATGAGCGGTTTCCCTTTGAACTAGTGAAG ATGGAGTTTGATGAGAAGGAGCTGAGGAAAGAGATCAGCTATGCCATCAAGAACATCCATGGAGTCAG GACAGGCCTGTTCACCCCTGACTTGGCGTTTGAGGCCATAGTGAAAAAGCAGATCATTAAGCTGAAAGAGCCCTGTCTGAAATGCATCGACCTGGTCATCCAGGAGCTCATCAACACAGTCAGACAGTGCACCAATAAG CTTACCTCGTACCCCCGATTGAGAGAGGAGACCGAGCGGATTGTCACCACTTatatcagagagagagacagcaagACCAAAGACCAG GTGCTGCTGTTGATTGACATTGAGCTGTCCTACATAAACACTAACCATGAGGACTTTATTGGATTTGCCAA CGCCCAGCAAAGGACTGCTGCTAATGCCACCAAGAAGCGAGCCATGCCCAATCAG GTCATCCGCAGAGGTTGGCTCACCATCAACATCAGCATTATGAAAGGGGGATCCAAGGAATACTGGTTTGTCCTGACCGCCGAGTCTCTGTCCTGGTACAAAGACGATGAG gaaaaggaaaagaagtaTATGCTGCCTCTTGACAACCTGAAGCTGAGAGATGTGGAAAAGGGCTTCATGTCCAGCAAACACGTCTTTGCCATCTTCAATACTGAACAGAG GAATGTGTACAAAGACCTGCGTCAGATTGAACTGGCATGTGATACTCAGGAGGATGTTGACAGCTGGAAGGCTTCCTTCCTGAGAGCTGGTGTTTACCCAGAAAAGGACCAG ACTGAGAATGAAGATGCGATGAATCCTAGTGACACCGTGTCCATGGACCCGCAGCTGGAACGACAGGTGGAGACTATCCGCAACCTTGTGGACTCATACATCAGCATTGTCAACAAGTCCATCAGAGATCTCATGCCCAAGACCATCATGCATCTCATGATCAACAGC GCCAAGGACTTCATCCACTCAGAGCTGCTTGCCTACCTGTACTCTGCAGGGGACCAGGGCAGCTTGATGGAGGAGTCAGCGGAGCAGGCTCAGAGAAGAGATGAGATGCTGAGGATGTACCATGCTCTGAAAGAGGCTCTGGTCATCATCGGAGACATCAGCACCACCACAATTTCTACTCCAGTCCCGCCACCTGTCGACGATACCTGGATTGCCAAAGAGCCAAG TCCTCCAGCATCCCGTCCTGGCACCGCATCAGGGGCCCCTCCCAGCCGACCCCCAGGAGTGAGGGGGGCCACTCCAGGTCCTCCATCTGCTCTCAACCCAACACCAGCATTTGGACCTCCCGTGCCTTCCCGGCCTCCAGGTGATCCCAACTCTGTTCCTCTAGTCCCGTCAAGGCCGGCCCGTGTGCCTCCAGCGCTGCCACCGGGCGTTCCTAg GCGGCCACCGCAAGTCCCTGCTCGTCCCAACCACTGGTGA
- the dnm2b gene encoding dynamin-2 isoform X3 — MGNRGMEDLIPLINKLQDAFSSIGQTCNLDLPQIAVVGGQSAGKSSVLENFVGRDFLPRGSGIVTRRPLILQLVNSKAEYAEFLHCKGRKFVDFDEVRQEIEAETDRLTGSNKGISPIPINLRVYSPNVLNLTLIDLPGMTKVPVGDQPQDIEHQIRDMLLQFITKESCLILAVTPANTDLANSDALKIAKEVDPQGLRTIGVITKLDLMDEGTDARDILENKLLPLRRGYIGVVNRSQKDIDGKKDIRVALAAERKFFLSHPAYRHIAERMGTPHLQKTLNQQLTNHIRDTLPGLRSKLQSQLLSLEKEVEEYKNFRPDDPARKTKALLQMVQQFGVDFEKCIEGSGDQVDTSNLSGGAKINRIFHERFPFELVKMEFDEKELRKEISYAIKNIHGVRTGLFTPDLAFEAIVKKQIIKLKEPCLKCIDLVIQELINTVRQCTNKLTSYPRLREETERIVTTYIRERDSKTKDQVLLLIDIELSYINTNHEDFIGFANAQQRTAANATKKRAMPNQVIRRGWLTINISIMKGGSKEYWFVLTAESLSWYKDDEEKEKKYMLPLDNLKLRDVEKGFMSSKHVFAIFNTEQRNVYKDLRQIELACDTQEDVDSWKASFLRAGVYPEKDQTENEDAMNPSDTVSMDPQLERQVETIRNLVDSYISIVNKSIRDLMPKTIMHLMINSAKDFIHSELLAYLYSAGDQGSLMEESAEQAQRRDEMLRMYHALKEALVIIGDISTTTISTPVPPPVDDTWIAKEPSPPASRPGTASGAPPSRPPGVRGATPGPPSALNPTPAFGPPVPSRPPGDPNSVPLVPSRPARVPPALPPGVPRRPPAAPNRPTIIRPSEPSLLD; from the exons ATGGGAAACCGGGGAATGGAAGACTTAATTCCCCTCATCAACAAGCTCCAAGACGCCTTCAGCTCTATCGGCCAGACCTGCAACTTGGACCTGCCTCAGATAGCGGTCGTCGGCGGTCAGAGTGCAGGAAAGAGCTCCGTGTTGGAGAATTTCGTTGGGAG GGACTTTTTGCCCAGAGGATCTGGCATCGTCACCCGTCGtcctctcatcctccagctGGTTAACAGTAAAGCAG AGTATGCCGAGTTCTTGCACTGTAAAGGAAGGAAGTTTGTAGACTTTGATGAGGTCCGCCAGGAGATCGAAGCGGAAACAGACCGTCTCACTGGATCCAACAAAGGCATCTCCCCTATCCCCATCAACCTCCGTGTCTACTCCCCTAATG TGCTGAACCTGACCCTGATTGACCTACCGGGGATGACTAAAGTGCCTGTCGGTGACCAACCCCAGGACATTGAGCATCAGATCAGAGACATGTTGCTACAGTTCATCACTAAGGAGAGTTGTCTGATCCTGGCTGTTACCCCTGCAAACACAGATCTGGCCAACTCAGATGCCCTCAAGATTGCAAAGGAGGTGGACCCTCAGG GGCTACGGACCATTGGTGTGATCACAAAGTTGGACTTGATGGACGAGGGGACCGATGCACGAGACATCCTGGAAAACAAACTTCTGCCGCTCCGCAGAG GTTATATTGGTGTGGTGAACCGCAGTCAAAAGGACATTGATGGGAAGAAAGACATCCGTGTTGCTTTAGCCGCTGAAAGGAAGTTCTTCCTGTCTCATCCTGCATACAGGCACATTGCAGAACGCATGGGTACACCACACCTCCAGAAGACCCTCAATCAG CAACTCACCAACCACATCCGCGACACGTTGCCAGGGTTACGCAGTAAACTCCAAAGCCAGCTGCTATCACTGGAGAAGGAGGTGGAGGAATACAAAAACTTCCGTCCTGACGACCCGGCACGCAAGACAAAGGCGTTACTTCA gatggTGCAGCAGTTTGGTGTGGACTTTGAGAAGTGTATAGAAGGGTCTGGAGATCAAGTGGATACTTCCAACTTGTCTGGTGGAGCGAAGATTAACCGTATCTTTCATGAGCGGTTTCCCTTTGAACTAGTGAAG ATGGAGTTTGATGAGAAGGAGCTGAGGAAAGAGATCAGCTATGCCATCAAGAACATCCATGGAGTCAG GACAGGCCTGTTCACCCCTGACTTGGCGTTTGAGGCCATAGTGAAAAAGCAGATCATTAAGCTGAAAGAGCCCTGTCTGAAATGCATCGACCTGGTCATCCAGGAGCTCATCAACACAGTCAGACAGTGCACCAATAAG CTTACCTCGTACCCCCGATTGAGAGAGGAGACCGAGCGGATTGTCACCACTTatatcagagagagagacagcaagACCAAAGACCAG GTGCTGCTGTTGATTGACATTGAGCTGTCCTACATAAACACTAACCATGAGGACTTTATTGGATTTGCCAA CGCCCAGCAAAGGACTGCTGCTAATGCCACCAAGAAGCGAGCCATGCCCAATCAG GTCATCCGCAGAGGTTGGCTCACCATCAACATCAGCATTATGAAAGGGGGATCCAAGGAATACTGGTTTGTCCTGACCGCCGAGTCTCTGTCCTGGTACAAAGACGATGAG gaaaaggaaaagaagtaTATGCTGCCTCTTGACAACCTGAAGCTGAGAGATGTGGAAAAGGGCTTCATGTCCAGCAAACACGTCTTTGCCATCTTCAATACTGAACAGAG GAATGTGTACAAAGACCTGCGTCAGATTGAACTGGCATGTGATACTCAGGAGGATGTTGACAGCTGGAAGGCTTCCTTCCTGAGAGCTGGTGTTTACCCAGAAAAGGACCAG ACTGAGAATGAAGATGCGATGAATCCTAGTGACACCGTGTCCATGGACCCGCAGCTGGAACGACAGGTGGAGACTATCCGCAACCTTGTGGACTCATACATCAGCATTGTCAACAAGTCCATCAGAGATCTCATGCCCAAGACCATCATGCATCTCATGATCAACAGC GCCAAGGACTTCATCCACTCAGAGCTGCTTGCCTACCTGTACTCTGCAGGGGACCAGGGCAGCTTGATGGAGGAGTCAGCGGAGCAGGCTCAGAGAAGAGATGAGATGCTGAGGATGTACCATGCTCTGAAAGAGGCTCTGGTCATCATCGGAGACATCAGCACCACCACAATTTCTACTCCAGTCCCGCCACCTGTCGACGATACCTGGATTGCCAAAGAGCCAAG TCCTCCAGCATCCCGTCCTGGCACCGCATCAGGGGCCCCTCCCAGCCGACCCCCAGGAGTGAGGGGGGCCACTCCAGGTCCTCCATCTGCTCTCAACCCAACACCAGCATTTGGACCTCCCGTGCCTTCCCGGCCTCCAGGTGATCCCAACTCTGTTCCTCTAGTCCCGTCAAGGCCGGCCCGTGTGCCTCCAGCGCTGCCACCGGGCGTTCCTAg aagaccaccGGCTGCTCCCAACCGACCTACTATCATACGTCCTTCAGAGCCCTCGCTTCTTGattag
- the dnm2b gene encoding dynamin-2 isoform X1 has translation MGNRGMEDLIPLINKLQDAFSSIGQTCNLDLPQIAVVGGQSAGKSSVLENFVGRDFLPRGSGIVTRRPLILQLVNSKAEYAEFLHCKGRKFVDFDEVRQEIEAETDRLTGSNKGISPIPINLRVYSPNVLNLTLIDLPGMTKVPVGDQPQDIEHQIRDMLLQFITKESCLILAVTPANTDLANSDALKIAKEVDPQGLRTIGVITKLDLMDEGTDARDILENKLLPLRRGYIGVVNRSQKDIDGKKDIRVALAAERKFFLSHPAYRHIAERMGTPHLQKTLNQQLTNHIRDTLPGLRSKLQSQLLSLEKEVEEYKNFRPDDPARKTKALLQMVQQFGVDFEKCIEGSGDQVDTSNLSGGAKINRIFHERFPFELVKMEFDEKELRKEISYAIKNIHGVRTGLFTPDLAFEAIVKKQIIKLKEPCLKCIDLVIQELINTVRQCTNKLTSYPRLREETERIVTTYIRERDSKTKDQVLLLIDIELSYINTNHEDFIGFANAQQRTAANATKKRAMPNQVIRRGWLTINISIMKGGSKEYWFVLTAESLSWYKDDEEKEKKYMLPLDNLKLRDVEKGFMSSKHVFAIFNTEQRNVYKDLRQIELACDTQEDVDSWKASFLRAGVYPEKDQTENEDAMNPSDTVSMDPQLERQVETIRNLVDSYISIVNKSIRDLMPKTIMHLMINSAKDFIHSELLAYLYSAGDQGSLMEESAEQAQRRDEMLRMYHALKEALVIIGDISTTTISTPVPPPVDDTWIAKEPSPPASRPGTASGAPPSRPPGVRGATPGPPSALNPTPAFGPPVPSRPPGDPNSVPLVPSRPARVPPALPPGVPSRRPPAAPNRPTIIRPSEPSLLD, from the exons ATGGGAAACCGGGGAATGGAAGACTTAATTCCCCTCATCAACAAGCTCCAAGACGCCTTCAGCTCTATCGGCCAGACCTGCAACTTGGACCTGCCTCAGATAGCGGTCGTCGGCGGTCAGAGTGCAGGAAAGAGCTCCGTGTTGGAGAATTTCGTTGGGAG GGACTTTTTGCCCAGAGGATCTGGCATCGTCACCCGTCGtcctctcatcctccagctGGTTAACAGTAAAGCAG AGTATGCCGAGTTCTTGCACTGTAAAGGAAGGAAGTTTGTAGACTTTGATGAGGTCCGCCAGGAGATCGAAGCGGAAACAGACCGTCTCACTGGATCCAACAAAGGCATCTCCCCTATCCCCATCAACCTCCGTGTCTACTCCCCTAATG TGCTGAACCTGACCCTGATTGACCTACCGGGGATGACTAAAGTGCCTGTCGGTGACCAACCCCAGGACATTGAGCATCAGATCAGAGACATGTTGCTACAGTTCATCACTAAGGAGAGTTGTCTGATCCTGGCTGTTACCCCTGCAAACACAGATCTGGCCAACTCAGATGCCCTCAAGATTGCAAAGGAGGTGGACCCTCAGG GGCTACGGACCATTGGTGTGATCACAAAGTTGGACTTGATGGACGAGGGGACCGATGCACGAGACATCCTGGAAAACAAACTTCTGCCGCTCCGCAGAG GTTATATTGGTGTGGTGAACCGCAGTCAAAAGGACATTGATGGGAAGAAAGACATCCGTGTTGCTTTAGCCGCTGAAAGGAAGTTCTTCCTGTCTCATCCTGCATACAGGCACATTGCAGAACGCATGGGTACACCACACCTCCAGAAGACCCTCAATCAG CAACTCACCAACCACATCCGCGACACGTTGCCAGGGTTACGCAGTAAACTCCAAAGCCAGCTGCTATCACTGGAGAAGGAGGTGGAGGAATACAAAAACTTCCGTCCTGACGACCCGGCACGCAAGACAAAGGCGTTACTTCA gatggTGCAGCAGTTTGGTGTGGACTTTGAGAAGTGTATAGAAGGGTCTGGAGATCAAGTGGATACTTCCAACTTGTCTGGTGGAGCGAAGATTAACCGTATCTTTCATGAGCGGTTTCCCTTTGAACTAGTGAAG ATGGAGTTTGATGAGAAGGAGCTGAGGAAAGAGATCAGCTATGCCATCAAGAACATCCATGGAGTCAG GACAGGCCTGTTCACCCCTGACTTGGCGTTTGAGGCCATAGTGAAAAAGCAGATCATTAAGCTGAAAGAGCCCTGTCTGAAATGCATCGACCTGGTCATCCAGGAGCTCATCAACACAGTCAGACAGTGCACCAATAAG CTTACCTCGTACCCCCGATTGAGAGAGGAGACCGAGCGGATTGTCACCACTTatatcagagagagagacagcaagACCAAAGACCAG GTGCTGCTGTTGATTGACATTGAGCTGTCCTACATAAACACTAACCATGAGGACTTTATTGGATTTGCCAA CGCCCAGCAAAGGACTGCTGCTAATGCCACCAAGAAGCGAGCCATGCCCAATCAG GTCATCCGCAGAGGTTGGCTCACCATCAACATCAGCATTATGAAAGGGGGATCCAAGGAATACTGGTTTGTCCTGACCGCCGAGTCTCTGTCCTGGTACAAAGACGATGAG gaaaaggaaaagaagtaTATGCTGCCTCTTGACAACCTGAAGCTGAGAGATGTGGAAAAGGGCTTCATGTCCAGCAAACACGTCTTTGCCATCTTCAATACTGAACAGAG GAATGTGTACAAAGACCTGCGTCAGATTGAACTGGCATGTGATACTCAGGAGGATGTTGACAGCTGGAAGGCTTCCTTCCTGAGAGCTGGTGTTTACCCAGAAAAGGACCAG ACTGAGAATGAAGATGCGATGAATCCTAGTGACACCGTGTCCATGGACCCGCAGCTGGAACGACAGGTGGAGACTATCCGCAACCTTGTGGACTCATACATCAGCATTGTCAACAAGTCCATCAGAGATCTCATGCCCAAGACCATCATGCATCTCATGATCAACAGC GCCAAGGACTTCATCCACTCAGAGCTGCTTGCCTACCTGTACTCTGCAGGGGACCAGGGCAGCTTGATGGAGGAGTCAGCGGAGCAGGCTCAGAGAAGAGATGAGATGCTGAGGATGTACCATGCTCTGAAAGAGGCTCTGGTCATCATCGGAGACATCAGCACCACCACAATTTCTACTCCAGTCCCGCCACCTGTCGACGATACCTGGATTGCCAAAGAGCCAAG TCCTCCAGCATCCCGTCCTGGCACCGCATCAGGGGCCCCTCCCAGCCGACCCCCAGGAGTGAGGGGGGCCACTCCAGGTCCTCCATCTGCTCTCAACCCAACACCAGCATTTGGACCTCCCGTGCCTTCCCGGCCTCCAGGTGATCCCAACTCTGTTCCTCTAGTCCCGTCAAGGCCGGCCCGTGTGCCTCCAGCGCTGCCACCGGGCGTTCCTAg cagaagaccaccGGCTGCTCCCAACCGACCTACTATCATACGTCCTTCAGAGCCCTCGCTTCTTGattag